The sequence TTCGGCGAGTTGTGTAAGACTTATGGGTCTAAGAAAAAGTTGTTTGATAATCGAACGGTATGTTGGACTGAGCAGCATTGCACACTGTTCAGGGGTGGCCTCAGTAGGTGACAACTTCGGTTTGACCTCGTTCCAGACGGGAAGAACTCAAGAGAGAGCCCCATCAAGCTTGATGGGGCTCTCTCTTCGCGGTCTCCTGGGAGTGTGAAATCAACAGAATCCGCTGCCCAGCAGGCTACCGTACTGACCCGCCACTTCAAAGTACACGCGAGTCACCTCCGCATTGACACCCTTCAGCGGCTGATCGATGTGCTTCTGGCGATGATTGCCGCGAGGAGCATCAATCATCACGACCTGAGTCCTCACATGCCCGGTATCAGCACGCCGCAAGCCAAGAAAAGAAGGGCGGACCGAACCTTCCGGGATGAGCAGCTGGACATGGACTTTTTCATCGCTCTGCTCGTCGTCCATCTTCCACCGGGGAAGGTGTTGCTGAGTCTGGACCGCACCAATTGGGAGCATGGGGAAACGCCCATCAATTTTCTGGTGCTTGGAGCCGTGGTTCATGGCTTCACCCTGCCCCTGATTTGGGTTCCTCTTGATGAGTCTGGGAACAGCCACACCTACGCCCGTATGTGGCTGGTGTTGAAGCTCCTCCGCGTCTTGCCAGCGAAACGCTGGCAAGGCCTGGTGGCTGACCGTGAGTTCATCGGTGCGGAGTGGTTCCGTTTTCTCCGTCGTCAAGGCATCAAGGCGGGCGATCCGCATTCGGCACAGCGACATGCTGGACGACATGAATGGGAAGGAATGGTTTAAGCACGTCCAGCACGGGCATTTCCATGAAATCGACGAAAAGGTGTTCGTGTTTGGCGAACTCATGCGGGTGGTCGCGACGAGGTCATCCACAGGTGACCTCGTCATCATTGCCACAGATTTCAGCGCTCGGAAGACCTGGAAGCTGTACAAGCAGCGCTGGTCAATCGAGTGCACCTTCAGCAGCTTCAAGAAGCGAGGCTTCGACCTGGAGCGGACTGGGATTACGGAAAGGAGCCGTCTACAGCGGCTCTTTGGCCTGGTGACACTGGCCTGGATGTTCTGCTTGCGTCTGGGAGTCTGGCTCGGCCAGACTCATCCCATTCCCGTTTTGAAGCACGGTCGTAGAGAGGTCAGCCTGGTCCGGCACGGTGCTCAGCATCTCGTAGACGCTCTACGGTGGAAACCCAAACAGTTCATGGCTGTCCTAGACCTGCTGACCCAGCCTTTTTGCCCACCAGGAGGGGCTGGAAGTGAAGTTGTCACCTACTGAGCCTTACTTCATATTTTTCTGCGACCCAGACAACGTTTCCTTCAACCTGTCAGGTACTGAGAGGGGTGGCAACCATAGTCCCAGAACTTGAAATTTCGGGTTTCATTTCAAGTACATTATCAGAAATAATCCTTCTAATCAGTGGAGCTGCCCTGGAAATGGTGTCGCTATGGGTTGCTCCAATAGGATCTTGAGACGTGGAAAGGAGGAGTGTTATGGTGCCTACCATCATTATCAGCTGGGGAGACTAAGAACCCTCCCGTAATTTCCGAGCATTTCGCTCATATGCGGAAAACCGACCCTACGGAGCAACCGCTTCCCCATACGGAGAAGCGGTTCTTTCATGGGCAGTGAAGCCTGAGCTTCAGCCCAGCTGTTCCAGCAGCAGCTCGGCCACTTTGCCGCCGGAGGCGGGGTTCTGGCCGGTAATCAGCCGCCTGTCGGCCACGGCGAACTCGGCCCAGGGCTGTTCGGCTTTGCGGTACTGGCCTCCCTTTGCCTTGAGGGCATCTTCGGTCAGGAAGGGGACAGCGTCCTGCAAGCCCACCAAGGTCTCTTCCTCGTTGGAAAAGCCGGTCACCTCGCGGCCCTGCAGCAACGGCTGGCCCTGGTCGTCCTGTATGTTCAGCAGGCCGACCACTCCATGGCACACGGCAGTGACGTAGCCACCATCACGGTAAATGGCGTTTGCCAGCGCCTGAAGCCCACGGTCTTCCGGGAAATCCCACATGGTGCCGTGGCCGCCGGTGTAGTAGATGGCTGCGTAGTCAGCGGCGTTCAGCTCATCGGGGCGGTGTGTGGCCCCCAGGCGGGCCATGAAGTCGTGGTCCTGATACCACTGCCAGTCGGTGGCGTCGGCCTGTTCCAGACTGTGGGGGTCAATCGGGGTGTAGCCGCCCAGCGGGCTGACATAGTCCATGTCGTAGCCAGCTTCCTGCATCTTCTTCACGAAGTGTACGGCCTCGGCCAGCCACAGGCCGGTGGCGCGGTCTTGCTCGGGGTACTTGGCGATATTGGTCACGGCGACCAGAATCTTTTTTCGGGTTGTCATGCTCGGGGTTCTCCTTGAGATGGGGAAGGTTGGGTGGGCGTGGTCTGGTCTGGAAGTCCAGCCTGCTCAGCGGCCAGGCATAGGGCATCATCCGGCGAATCGTCCCAGAGAGGTGTTGCCGTGGGCTCCTGCAGGGGAGCCGCCAGTGTGTCGTAGAGGGCAATCTTTCGCTGCACTGCTTGCAGATGGACCTGAGTTTCGGCCAGCTGCGCGGCCACTGCGGCCTCGTGCCGGGCCAGCAAGTCACGGCGCTGCGGACGGGTTTCACGTCCAGCGCGGGCCAGAGCCATGTACTCGCGCAGGCCCTGGATACCCATGCCGGTGGCCCGCAGGCACAGCAGGAACCGCAGCAGGTCCAAATCGCCCTGGCGGTAGCTGCGCTGCCCGCCGGGGGTGCGCGGAACCGGCAGCAGGCCTTCTCGCTCGTAGTAGCGCAGCGTGTGGGTACTGACGCCCAGCTGCGCCGCCGCCTCGCCGATGCTGTAAAGCTGCGTGGTGTAAAGCTGCTCTGCCGACACGCCTGCCACTTTAGAACTTGGAGCGCGCTCTAAGTCAAGGCGAACTGTAAAAGCCTGAAGGGGGCCTAAAATGTCCGGCACAGAGGACACCAGACAAAGAAGCGCTGCTCCAGTCTGCCCGGGCGGTGCGTGCTAGCCTGACCTGTTATGTTTGAATCCCTCGGAAACAAGTTGCAGGACATTCTGGCCAAGGTCGGCGGCCAGGACAAACTGAGCGAAGAGCAGGTCAAGTCCACCATGCGTGAGATCCGCATGGCCCTGCTGGAAGCGGATGTGAACTTTAAGGTGGCCAAAGATTTCGTGGCGACCGTCAGCGAGCAGATGGTGGGTCAGAAGGTCGGCGGCGTGAGCGGCGAGCTGGACGCCGGACAGACCATCATCAAGCTGGTTCATGACGAACTGGTCAATATGCTGGGCGGCGACAAGGCCGAGCCTACCCTGCACAAGGGCCGCAACGTGTGGTTCATGGTGGGCCTGCAGGGCGCCGGCAAGACGACCAGCACCGGCAAACTGGCGCAGCTGTACAAGAAGCAGGGCAAGCGAATCTTGCTGGTCGCTGCCGATACCCAGCGCCCCGCGGCCCGCGACCAGCTGGAAGTGCTGGCCCGGCAGGTGGGTGTGCCGGTTCTGAAAGTGGAAGACGGCGAGTCGCCCGCCACCACCAAGGCCCGTATGGAGGCGCAGCTGGCCGAGAAACCGGCGGACCTGGTGATTGTGGATACGGCCGGGCGCCTGCAGGTAGACGCCGCGCTGATGAACGAACTGGCGGCCCTCAAGCAGGAACTGCAGCCCACCGAAACCATGCTGGTGGTGGACGCCATGACCGGCCAGGAAGCGCTGAACGTGGCCCAGAACTTCGATGAGCGCGTAGCCGTGACTGGTCTCA is a genomic window of Deinococcus proteolyticus MRP containing:
- the ffh gene encoding signal recognition particle protein translates to MFESLGNKLQDILAKVGGQDKLSEEQVKSTMREIRMALLEADVNFKVAKDFVATVSEQMVGQKVGGVSGELDAGQTIIKLVHDELVNMLGGDKAEPTLHKGRNVWFMVGLQGAGKTTSTGKLAQLYKKQGKRILLVAADTQRPAARDQLEVLARQVGVPVLKVEDGESPATTKARMEAQLAEKPADLVIVDTAGRLQVDAALMNELAALKQELQPTETMLVVDAMTGQEALNVAQNFDERVAVTGLIMTKLDGDARGGAALSARSVTGRPIYFAGVSEKLTGLEPFYPDRIAGRILGMGDVMGLIERAEAAQLTGPTDKQPGEFDLDDLLSQLRQIRRMGPIGELIKLIPGMSRALPEGFTIDEKQVQRIDAMISAMTLEERRNPRVINASRRERIAKGSGHEVADVNKLLKMHEQMKMMMKMLQGMQDGKMPNMPGMPGMGGLPGMPQRKGFRTPPKK
- a CDS encoding type 1 glutamine amidotransferase domain-containing protein, translated to MTTRKKILVAVTNIAKYPEQDRATGLWLAEAVHFVKKMQEAGYDMDYVSPLGGYTPIDPHSLEQADATDWQWYQDHDFMARLGATHRPDELNAADYAAIYYTGGHGTMWDFPEDRGLQALANAIYRDGGYVTAVCHGVVGLLNIQDDQGQPLLQGREVTGFSNEEETLVGLQDAVPFLTEDALKAKGGQYRKAEQPWAEFAVADRRLITGQNPASGGKVAELLLEQLG
- a CDS encoding MerR family transcriptional regulator, yielding MSAEQLYTTQLYSIGEAAAQLGVSTHTLRYYEREGLLPVPRTPGGQRSYRQGDLDLLRFLLCLRATGMGIQGLREYMALARAGRETRPQRRDLLARHEAAVAAQLAETQVHLQAVQRKIALYDTLAAPLQEPTATPLWDDSPDDALCLAAEQAGLPDQTTPTQPSPSQGEPRA